The Nocardia sp. XZ_19_385 genome window below encodes:
- a CDS encoding PadR family transcriptional regulator gives MSKQVTEMLKGTLEGIVLAILSRRPAYGYEITAWLREQGFSDIAEGTIYALLVRIEQRGLVDVEKVPSEKGPPRKVYSLNAHGRDYLEEFWRTWSFLSERLAQLQEGDR, from the coding sequence ATGAGTAAGCAAGTGACGGAGATGCTCAAGGGAACCCTCGAGGGCATCGTTCTCGCGATCCTGTCCCGCCGGCCCGCCTATGGCTACGAGATCACGGCCTGGCTGCGGGAGCAGGGCTTCTCCGACATCGCCGAGGGCACCATTTACGCGCTGCTGGTGCGGATCGAACAGCGCGGCCTCGTCGATGTGGAGAAGGTTCCGTCCGAGAAAGGGCCGCCGCGAAAGGTCTACTCGCTCAACGCACACGGGCGCGATTATCTCGAAGAGTTCTGGAGGACATGGAGCTTCCTCTCCGAACGGCTCGCACAGCTCCAAGAAGGAGACAGA